From a single Bacillus sp. NEB1478 genomic region:
- a CDS encoding CopD family protein, whose protein sequence is MFIIAKAILYLSFALLIGALILYTVPKAMRPEIKLSKKWLLLFIALIPIAGIGEIIRLTLYLGSDFGYWTTFQNIVLTFEAGKGWLFLTGISVLLFFMVSFNDVENERFFSILSLVLVTGMAVSIGYSSHAASLSSIGLIPHTLHFLAVTIWSGVLLATGFFSSGKSPVSSFYKWFTPLAFVCLLTVIGAGLWLMSYIVPEYVNSYMLDYGQVLLIKHVLLVVIVFYSLINGVWMKRKLKEESGAFQPIKWIRVEGIILFAVFVATAVMSQQTPPHDVAETIKMENPSKLFTFITGLVPGGNPILFFDFTLKSAGWLLSAVLLFTAIFIGIKKNVSMIFVAVISLLAACALYLTVMSTLSLQ, encoded by the coding sequence ATGTTTATTATAGCTAAGGCGATTTTATATTTAAGTTTTGCGCTTCTTATCGGAGCATTAATTCTTTATACGGTTCCTAAAGCAATGCGGCCAGAAATTAAATTATCTAAAAAGTGGCTGCTATTATTTATCGCACTCATCCCAATAGCTGGTATCGGAGAAATCATAAGACTAACCCTTTATCTAGGAAGCGATTTTGGATATTGGACAACCTTTCAGAATATCGTTTTAACGTTTGAAGCAGGAAAAGGTTGGCTGTTTTTAACTGGAATTTCTGTATTGCTGTTTTTTATGGTCTCTTTTAATGATGTTGAGAATGAACGTTTTTTTTCGATTTTGTCGCTTGTTTTAGTTACCGGGATGGCCGTTTCTATTGGATATTCCAGTCACGCGGCATCATTAAGCTCAATTGGTCTTATCCCGCACACCCTGCATTTTTTAGCGGTTACAATATGGTCAGGTGTGTTGCTCGCAACAGGCTTTTTCAGTAGTGGAAAGTCACCGGTGTCCTCTTTTTACAAATGGTTTACACCGCTTGCATTTGTGTGTTTGCTGACAGTGATCGGTGCTGGACTATGGCTGATGTCATACATAGTGCCTGAATATGTGAACAGTTATATGTTAGACTACGGACAAGTCTTGTTAATCAAACATGTTTTGCTAGTTGTCATTGTTTTTTACAGTTTAATAAACGGCGTGTGGATGAAAAGAAAATTGAAAGAAGAATCCGGTGCGTTTCAACCGATAAAATGGATCAGAGTGGAAGGGATTATTCTTTTCGCTGTGTTTGTGGCAACTGCGGTCATGAGTCAACAGACACCTCCGCACGATGTTGCAGAAACCATAAAAATGGAGAATCCATCAAAACTGTTTACTTTCATTACAGGCCTTGTTCCCGGAGGCAACCCTATACTTTTCTTTGATTTTACATTGAAAAGTGCTGGCTGGTTACTTTCAGCTGTTTTACTGTTCACTGCAATTTTTATTGGGATTAAGAAAAATGTTAGTATGATTTTTGTTGCTGTCATCTCACTGCTAGCAGCTTGTGCCCTTTATTTAACCGTAATGTCAACTCTTTCCTTACAATAA
- a CDS encoding DUF2573 family protein, which produces MANEKLETQLDGLLTKYAELLIGSSEPEQVEKIRAYVLYSSIAKSMPPLVKHWNESYPDAKEAMKDLVSEIKELNEKHRSSQK; this is translated from the coding sequence ATGGCAAATGAAAAATTAGAAACTCAGCTCGATGGTTTGTTAACGAAATATGCCGAGCTTTTAATAGGAAGTTCTGAACCAGAGCAAGTGGAGAAAATAAGAGCATATGTTTTGTATTCTTCTATTGCAAAAAGTATGCCTCCTCTCGTGAAGCACTGGAATGAAAGCTATCCAGATGCGAAAGAGGCTATGAAAGATCTTGTCAGTGAAATAAAAGAGCTGAACGAAAAACACCGTTCTTCTCAAAAATAA
- a CDS encoding proline dehydrogenase has protein sequence MEQLMRDFFLFLAKNKTLTRLAKKYGLRFGAGRFVAGATLESSIAAIKKLNEKGMPVTIDHLGEFVDNEKEAAEMTDHCIQAIKAIAKEKLDSQLSLKMTSMGLDISDELVLRNMRKIMDEATKHNVMITIDMEDYSRCGKTIEIFKQLKKEYDNISTVIQAYLYRSLEDVQHLNEYQPFLRLVKGAYKEPAKVAYPEKNDVDKNFEKLIETHLLNGNYTAVATHDDEIIRFTKELVDKHSIPYDQFEFQMLYGIRVERQEQLLQEGYKMRIYVPYGNDWYGYFMRRLAERPANVMFVLKGVFGK, from the coding sequence TTGGAACAACTAATGAGAGATTTTTTCTTATTTTTAGCAAAAAACAAAACGTTAACACGCCTTGCAAAGAAGTATGGACTTCGTTTCGGTGCAGGCCGTTTCGTGGCTGGAGCAACGCTTGAAAGCTCAATAGCTGCTATAAAAAAATTAAATGAAAAAGGCATGCCTGTTACAATTGACCATCTTGGTGAATTTGTAGATAACGAAAAGGAAGCAGCCGAAATGACTGATCACTGCATCCAGGCTATAAAAGCGATCGCAAAAGAAAAGCTAGATTCCCAGCTTTCGTTAAAGATGACTTCAATGGGACTAGATATTAGCGACGAGCTTGTATTGCGCAACATGAGAAAAATCATGGACGAAGCAACGAAACATAATGTGATGATCACAATTGATATGGAAGACTACTCACGCTGCGGGAAAACGATCGAAATTTTTAAGCAGCTAAAAAAAGAATACGATAACATTTCAACGGTTATCCAAGCGTATTTGTATCGTTCATTAGAAGACGTACAACATCTTAATGAATACCAGCCATTTCTTCGCCTTGTAAAAGGAGCGTACAAAGAACCTGCAAAAGTTGCGTATCCTGAAAAGAACGATGTAGATAAAAACTTCGAAAAATTAATCGAAACTCATTTGTTAAACGGCAACTATACAGCAGTTGCAACACATGATGATGAAATTATACGTTTTACAAAAGAACTTGTAGATAAACACAGCATTCCTTATGACCAATTTGAATTCCAAATGCTTTACGGAATTCGTGTGGAAAGACAAGAACAATTGCTGCAAGAAGGATATAAAATGCGCATTTATGTACCATACGGAAATGACTGGTACGGCTACTTCATGAGAAGACTTGCTGAGCGCCCTGCAAACGTAATGTTCGTTCTAAAAGGTGTATTCGGAAAGTAA